One stretch of Kwoniella newhampshirensis strain CBS 13917 chromosome 5, whole genome shotgun sequence DNA includes these proteins:
- a CDS encoding eukaryotic translation initiation factor 3 subunit K, which yields MTSAVPIKNLAEWHSPETRSEVIHELIHGVDRYNPTNLPLMEEYLAAQVKEGHYDLLANLAILKLYQFNPQHSNPDVIINILLKSLAATVHGPDFNLCLGVLREPTAILHDIESDDESLVVVMPFLQDLHELSRTCQFRKFWSEFNDDSEAANIIRTRYIQQFASYLDSLRLIFSISCASCFSRISFVQLSRWLDLPSNKVGEWCSKIGWSLEGETAVIPKNGDNDVKAGVVRENVQLNQLTRLVAAAAA from the exons ATGACGTCCGCCGTCCCTATCAAAAACCTTGCCGAATGGCACTCACCCGAGACCCGATCGGAGGTCATTCACGAGCTCATTCAcggtgtcg ACCGATATAACCCTACCAACTTGCCTTTGATGGAAGAATACCTCGCTGCTCAAGTCAAGGAGGGACACTACGACTTGCTCGCCAATCTTGCTATTCTCAAATT GTATCAATTCAACCCACAACACAGTAATCCCgacgtcatcatcaacatcctcctcaaaTCTCTCGCTGCGACAGTCCATGGACCAGACTTCAATCTCTGTCTCGGTGTCCTCAGAGAACCTACC GCCATCCTCCACGACATCGAGTCTGACGATGAATCACTCGTCGTTGTGATGCCGTTCTTGCAAGACTTGCACGAGTTGAGTCGGACATGTCAGTTCAGGAAGTTCTGGAGTGAATTCAACGATGACTCCGAAGCTGCCAACA TCATTCGAACTCGATACATTCAACAATTCGCTTCATACCTCGACTCCCTCCgactcatcttctccatctcttgcGCTTCGTGTTTCTCCCgcatctccttcgtccaACTCTCCAGATGgctcgatcttccttctAACAAAGTCGGAGAATGGTGTAGCAAGATCGGATGGTCTCTCGAAGGTGAGACTGCCGTCATCCCTAAGAACGGGGACAACGACGTCAAGGCTGGTGTGGTGAGGGAGAACGTTCAATTGAACC AATTGACAAGGTTGGTGGCAGCTGCTGCGGCTTAG